In bacterium, a single genomic region encodes these proteins:
- a CDS encoding glycosyltransferase, whose product MECDMSGAPCPILSVVVCTRNRLSKLHRCVEALRSVTTARDWELVIVDNGSTDGTSKYLASIDHTRLNRAQVTTVCEPRRALAAARNTGWRIARGDIVAFTDDDCYVSRDYVDAVIQVFEDDPHLGFVGGRILLFDASDYRITIQESPDRREFRPRTFIATGVVQGANLAFRRTALAQIGGFDEHLGAGTPFPCEDIDAAAAVLWSGVAGVYDPRPVVFHHHGRRTEHEAQALMRIYDTGRGAYYAKYILRSASRSVYTRAWLRNIRNDCVEAIRGGRVPRRSLRELSTGLRYALQR is encoded by the coding sequence ATGGAGTGCGATATGAGTGGGGCCCCCTGCCCGATATTGTCTGTGGTCGTCTGCACGCGCAACAGGCTCAGCAAACTGCACCGCTGTGTGGAGGCGTTGCGCTCGGTGACTACGGCGCGTGATTGGGAACTCGTAATCGTTGATAACGGGTCAACCGACGGGACGAGTAAATACTTAGCTTCCATCGACCACACGCGATTGAATCGCGCCCAGGTGACCACGGTGTGTGAGCCAAGACGCGCGCTAGCTGCGGCCAGGAACACGGGCTGGCGTATTGCCCGTGGAGACATCGTCGCCTTCACGGACGACGATTGCTACGTGTCCAGAGACTACGTGGATGCGGTCATTCAAGTCTTCGAGGATGACCCACACCTCGGTTTTGTGGGCGGTCGCATTTTGCTGTTCGACGCCTCGGACTACAGAATCACCATCCAGGAATCTCCAGATCGACGTGAGTTTCGACCGCGGACATTCATTGCGACCGGCGTCGTGCAAGGCGCGAACCTCGCATTCCGGAGAACGGCCCTTGCGCAGATCGGGGGATTTGACGAACACCTAGGCGCTGGGACGCCGTTTCCCTGTGAGGATATCGACGCAGCGGCCGCTGTTCTCTGGTCCGGAGTGGCCGGCGTCTACGATCCCAGACCGGTGGTCTTTCATCATCATGGCAGGCGAACCGAGCACGAAGCGCAGGCGCTCATGCGAATCTACGACACAGGCCGAGGAGCCTACTATGCAAAATACATCCTGCGAAGCGCCTCCAGATCAGTATACACCAGGGCGTGGCTACGAAACATCAGAAACGACTGCGTCGAGGCTATCCGGGGAGGCCGTGTTCCGCGGCGATCGCTAAGAGAACTCTCCACCGGCCTGCGGTACGCCCTCCAACGCTGA
- a CDS encoding mandelate racemase/muconate lactonizing enzyme family protein, giving the protein MRITAIDAIPVSVPKNHPSTSALGRFDSAESGIVRLRTDAGVEGVGEISILWHGGGAALCRDVTDRLAPALVGDDPRQIVRIHARLEQLCQFGYHTQPVRAALDMAMYDAVGKHLGVPVYALLGGKARDRIDLSMSVHMAPPDEMLAQTARFVDAGFRTVKVKVGIDRDADVLVVRAIRRTFGDRLQIRVDANMGWRSPKEALEMIRRLHEHRILSVEQPLPPHQLEGLAFIRAHSEVPVMVDESVWPPADAWRVIQAGAADIINVYAVESGGLYPSLKIFHLADLAGIECAIGSMPEFGFGTAAQAHLGVTVPTLRHPSDVAGAWYQGDDLIREPLRIEDGYAYPPEGPGLGVEADWDKIEFYRMDA; this is encoded by the coding sequence ATGCGCATCACGGCGATTGACGCGATCCCGGTCTCGGTCCCGAAGAACCATCCATCCACGAGCGCGCTGGGGAGGTTCGACAGCGCCGAGTCCGGGATCGTCCGGCTGCGCACCGACGCCGGCGTCGAGGGCGTCGGCGAGATCTCGATCCTCTGGCACGGCGGTGGGGCGGCGCTGTGCCGAGACGTCACCGACCGGCTCGCGCCGGCGCTGGTCGGCGACGACCCCCGGCAGATCGTGCGCATCCACGCCCGACTCGAACAGCTCTGCCAGTTCGGGTACCATACGCAGCCGGTGCGGGCCGCGCTAGACATGGCGATGTACGATGCGGTGGGGAAGCATCTCGGCGTCCCGGTGTACGCGCTGCTCGGCGGCAAGGCGCGCGATCGAATCGACCTGTCGATGTCGGTCCACATGGCGCCGCCGGACGAGATGCTCGCGCAGACCGCGCGGTTCGTCGACGCTGGGTTCCGCACGGTCAAGGTCAAGGTCGGGATCGACCGCGACGCCGATGTCTTGGTGGTCCGGGCGATCCGCCGGACGTTCGGCGACCGGTTGCAGATACGGGTTGACGCCAACATGGGATGGCGAAGCCCGAAGGAGGCGCTGGAGATGATCCGGCGGCTCCACGAGCACCGGATCCTGTCGGTCGAGCAACCCCTGCCCCCCCACCAGCTCGAGGGCTTGGCGTTCATCCGCGCGCACTCGGAGGTCCCAGTGATGGTCGACGAAAGCGTGTGGCCGCCGGCGGACGCCTGGCGGGTGATCCAGGCGGGCGCCGCGGACATCATCAACGTCTACGCCGTGGAAAGCGGCGGGCTGTATCCCTCCCTCAAGATCTTTCATCTGGCCGACCTGGCAGGGATCGAGTGCGCGATCGGCAGCATGCCCGAGTTCGGGTTCGGCACGGCGGCGCAGGCCCATCTCGGAGTCACGGTGCCCACGCTCCGGCACCCGAGCGACGTCGCCGGCGCCTGGTACCAAGGAGACGATCTGATCCGCGAGCCCCTCAGGATCGAAGACGGTTACGCGTACCCGCCGGAGGGGCCGGGGCTCGGCGTCGAGGCAGATTGGGACAAGATCGAGTTCTATCGCATGGACGCGTAG
- a CDS encoding P1 family peptidase codes for MPVDALTARGAYNSLTDVAGVRVGHVTLISGDGPLVPGRGPVRTGATAIVPGDDVLRGKFVAGVHVINGFGKATGIPQVEEMGRLETPVLLTSTLCTWRVADGVADYLLQRHPEIGRTAPTCNVVVGECSDARLNDMRGRHVRAEHAVMAIEAATDGPAPEGAVGAGTGMVCYGFKGGIGSASRRGRSEALRRDVTVAGLVLANFGQRPSLRIHGCPVGALLEEPPAPGGADPVEPDRPDPSSADSGRGGSVIVVLATDAPLTSRQLTRVARRAAAGLARTGSVYHHHSGDFVLAFSTARAYPPYLADEGDLINPFFEAAADVTEEAVIRALLCARPMTGRDGYHVEALSAARLRAVWRDWHAGADGGGPDGLDLQTLAGPRLRE; via the coding sequence GTGCCCGTCGACGCATTGACCGCGCGTGGAGCGTACAACTCGCTGACGGACGTCGCCGGCGTGCGCGTCGGCCACGTCACCCTCATCTCCGGGGACGGCCCGCTCGTCCCGGGGCGCGGCCCCGTGCGCACCGGCGCAACCGCGATCGTCCCTGGAGACGACGTCCTGCGGGGGAAGTTCGTCGCCGGGGTGCACGTGATCAACGGCTTCGGCAAGGCGACGGGCATCCCGCAGGTGGAGGAAATGGGGCGCCTCGAGACGCCGGTCTTGCTGACCAGCACGCTGTGCACGTGGCGCGTCGCCGACGGCGTGGCGGACTATCTGCTGCAGCGTCATCCCGAGATCGGACGAACCGCGCCCACCTGCAACGTCGTGGTCGGCGAGTGCAGCGACGCGCGCCTGAACGACATGCGAGGCCGGCACGTTCGCGCCGAGCACGCCGTGATGGCGATCGAGGCCGCGACAGACGGCCCGGCACCGGAAGGCGCGGTCGGCGCCGGCACCGGCATGGTCTGCTACGGCTTCAAGGGAGGGATCGGTTCGGCTTCACGCCGCGGCCGCTCCGAGGCGCTCCGCCGCGACGTGACCGTGGCCGGCCTCGTGCTGGCAAACTTCGGCCAGCGCCCGTCGCTCCGGATCCACGGCTGCCCCGTGGGTGCGCTGCTCGAGGAGCCGCCCGCCCCCGGCGGCGCCGACCCCGTCGAGCCGGATCGCCCCGACCCGTCCTCCGCCGATTCGGGTCGGGGCGGCTCGGTCATCGTGGTCCTCGCGACCGACGCGCCCTTGACCTCCCGTCAGCTCACCCGTGTGGCACGGCGGGCCGCCGCGGGACTCGCGCGCACGGGATCGGTGTACCATCACCACAGCGGGGATTTCGTGCTGGCCTTCAGCACGGCGCGCGCGTACCCTCCGTATCTCGCGGATGAGGGAGATCTCATCAACCCGTTTTTCGAGGCCGCCGCCGATGTCACCGAAGAAGCCGTCATCCGCGCGTTGTTGTGTGCCCGTCCCATGACCGGCCGCGACGGCTACCACGTGGAGGCACTGTCGGCCGCACGGCTGCGCGCGGTCTGGCGTGATTGGCACGCGGGCGCCGACGGCGGAGGGCCCGACGGCCTCGATCTCCAGACCCTTGCGGGGCCGCGGCTCCGAGAGTAA
- a CDS encoding Rieske (2Fe-2S) protein, with product MSRCVVGRLAELPPGSRKVVVVDGRSIGVFNIRGRLFALRNRCPHQGAPLCLGRIKGTTLPGRPYERVYARDDEIIQCPWHGWEFEIETGRTYFNPHRMRVKTYDVTVERVELEDVTLETFPVTTEGDLVILHA from the coding sequence ATGTCGCGATGCGTGGTAGGGCGTCTGGCCGAGTTGCCGCCGGGCAGCCGCAAGGTGGTGGTCGTCGATGGCCGGTCGATCGGTGTGTTCAACATCCGAGGCCGGCTCTTCGCGTTGCGGAATCGCTGTCCCCATCAGGGGGCGCCGCTGTGCCTCGGCAGGATCAAGGGGACGACGCTCCCGGGGCGGCCGTACGAGCGCGTTTACGCGCGTGACGATGAGATCATCCAGTGCCCCTGGCACGGCTGGGAGTTCGAGATCGAGACGGGGCGCACCTATTTCAATCCCCATCGCATGCGGGTCAAGACCTACGACGTCACGGTGGAGCGCGTGGAACTGGAAGACGTGACCCTGGAGACGTTTCCGGTCACCACCGAAGGCGATCTGGTGATCCTGCACGCCTGA
- a CDS encoding amidohydrolase family protein, translated as MATAAHLPIIDCDVHNRFKDRSMSELLPYLPRVYREDVKQWGINMPGGGYLNGGDRGYRADSWPKEGYAGSSIELVREQLLDKYDVEYAILLGQELRPLGTLPDADYAAALAHAYNEFVIEHWLAADTRLRGAMLIATQDVPQAVKEIERIGPHPGIVEVLVANGARLPYGNRYYHPIFEACEALGLPFALHTGSEGTGINGQPSVAGYGSYYVENRQVRPQGYMTHLTSLIFEGVFEKFPKLRVVFIEGGYAWLAPFLWRLDADYRGLRDQTPWVRKPPSEYVWEHVRFTSQPLEEPDQPSQLLEVFRWNRAEQTLMFASDYPHWDFDSPADAFPRLAPDLQRRIFHDTAAEVYGFKPRGATAAAPEAAASGDGGAA; from the coding sequence ATGGCAACCGCCGCACATCTGCCGATCATCGACTGTGACGTGCACAACCGGTTCAAGGACCGGAGCATGAGCGAGCTTTTGCCCTATCTGCCGCGTGTCTACCGGGAGGACGTCAAGCAGTGGGGCATCAACATGCCGGGCGGAGGCTATCTGAACGGGGGCGATCGCGGGTACCGCGCGGACTCCTGGCCGAAAGAGGGCTACGCGGGGTCCAGCATCGAGCTCGTGCGGGAGCAACTGCTCGACAAGTACGATGTGGAGTACGCGATCCTGCTCGGCCAGGAGTTGCGGCCGCTCGGCACCTTGCCGGACGCCGACTACGCGGCGGCGCTCGCACACGCTTACAACGAGTTCGTAATCGAGCACTGGCTCGCCGCGGACACGCGGCTGCGCGGCGCAATGCTGATCGCGACGCAGGACGTGCCGCAGGCCGTCAAGGAGATCGAGCGTATCGGCCCGCATCCGGGCATCGTCGAGGTGCTCGTGGCGAACGGCGCCCGGCTCCCGTACGGCAACCGGTACTACCATCCGATCTTCGAGGCGTGCGAGGCGCTCGGCCTCCCGTTCGCGCTCCACACCGGCAGCGAGGGCACCGGCATCAACGGGCAGCCGTCGGTGGCGGGCTACGGCTCCTACTATGTGGAGAACCGCCAGGTCCGGCCGCAGGGCTACATGACCCACCTCACGAGCCTGATCTTCGAGGGCGTGTTCGAGAAGTTCCCGAAGCTTCGCGTCGTGTTCATCGAAGGAGGGTACGCCTGGCTGGCGCCGTTCCTGTGGCGACTCGACGCTGACTACCGGGGCCTTCGCGACCAGACGCCGTGGGTGCGGAAGCCGCCGAGCGAGTACGTCTGGGAGCACGTGCGGTTCACGTCGCAGCCGCTCGAGGAGCCCGATCAGCCGTCGCAGTTGCTGGAAGTGTTCAGGTGGAACCGCGCGGAACAGACGTTGATGTTCGCGTCGGACTACCCGCACTGGGACTTCGATTCCCCAGCGGATGCGTTCCCGCGGCTGGCGCCGGACCTACAGCGCCGGATCTTCCACGACACCGCCGCGGAAGTCTACGGGTTCAAGCCGCGCGGCGCGACGGCGGCGGCGCCGGAAGCCGCGGCGTCCGGCGACGGCGGGGCGGCGTAG
- a CDS encoding ABC transporter substrate-binding protein, translated as MKRMRRRELLKQAAVRVGAAALAAGAVTAPSLLFSSAARAASSAAVGRDATFVVVDGTEPNSLDPAVGTGPFQAIINAMFDGLVQWNDKGQIQPALATSWTSSGGGRIWTFTLRSGVRFHDGTPFGADAVKATIAHILDRNTPATRRGNYLLIKDVLTPDEHTVRFVTDPPNPDFPLLMADGSAKIVSPTALKTYGQDFGRHPVGTGPFVFEEWVPNDHVSASLNATYWGPNPRVRRFLYRPIPESAARVVVLKTGEADVVQDLPPTDMDALRRESGLVVYATPAQTIAELEPADTKPPLKDVRVRRALNMAIDKNAIIQGIMKGFARPLNSPGIPGVWGSFDFAPVAYDPNQARQLLAAAGYGGGMDLTINITAGRWAGDLQVVQAVQGYWANLGVRTAVHQMDFATLLAGSSSDPDARPGTMTSLLKSSPYIDYHLYRMYDSVATNVPGTQQRTGYANPEVDRLLEQERSMFDQAKRLPILKHAQALVWQDQPLIYLFQLTNLWGARAGARGFVVLPSGDFVPGALRRT; from the coding sequence ATGAAGCGGATGCGGCGTCGCGAACTCCTGAAGCAGGCCGCGGTGCGGGTCGGAGCGGCCGCGTTGGCCGCGGGTGCGGTCACGGCGCCGTCCCTCCTGTTCTCGTCCGCCGCCCGGGCCGCCTCGTCGGCGGCGGTGGGACGGGACGCCACGTTCGTCGTCGTGGACGGCACCGAACCCAACAGCCTCGACCCCGCGGTTGGGACCGGCCCGTTTCAGGCTATCATCAACGCGATGTTCGACGGCCTCGTGCAATGGAACGACAAAGGCCAGATACAACCGGCGCTCGCGACGTCGTGGACGTCCAGCGGCGGGGGACGAATCTGGACGTTTACGCTTCGTTCGGGCGTCAGGTTTCACGACGGGACCCCGTTCGGCGCCGACGCGGTAAAGGCGACGATCGCGCACATCCTCGATCGGAACACGCCGGCCACGCGGCGCGGGAACTACCTGCTTATCAAGGACGTCCTGACGCCCGACGAGCACACGGTGCGGTTCGTCACCGATCCGCCAAACCCGGATTTCCCGTTGCTCATGGCGGACGGTTCGGCGAAGATCGTCAGCCCCACGGCGCTGAAGACGTACGGGCAGGATTTCGGGCGCCACCCCGTCGGGACCGGCCCGTTTGTGTTCGAGGAGTGGGTGCCGAACGACCATGTGTCTGCGTCGCTCAACGCCACCTATTGGGGGCCGAACCCCCGGGTCCGCCGGTTTCTCTACCGTCCGATCCCGGAGTCTGCCGCGCGGGTGGTCGTGTTGAAGACCGGCGAGGCCGACGTGGTCCAGGACCTGCCGCCCACGGATATGGACGCGCTGCGCCGGGAATCGGGGTTGGTCGTCTACGCGACCCCGGCGCAGACCATCGCGGAGCTCGAACCCGCCGACACGAAGCCACCGCTCAAAGACGTTCGCGTGCGCCGCGCGCTCAACATGGCGATCGACAAGAACGCCATCATCCAAGGCATCATGAAGGGGTTCGCCAGACCGCTCAACAGCCCCGGGATCCCGGGGGTCTGGGGGAGCTTCGATTTCGCGCCGGTGGCCTACGATCCGAACCAGGCGCGGCAGTTGCTCGCGGCGGCCGGGTACGGCGGAGGCATGGATCTCACGATCAATATCACCGCCGGCCGCTGGGCCGGCGACCTGCAGGTGGTGCAAGCGGTCCAGGGATACTGGGCGAACCTCGGCGTCCGCACCGCGGTGCACCAGATGGACTTCGCGACGCTGCTCGCGGGAAGTTCATCCGATCCGGACGCGCGTCCCGGCACGATGACGTCGCTGCTGAAGAGCAGCCCGTACATCGACTACCATCTGTACCGGATGTACGATTCCGTCGCGACGAACGTGCCCGGCACGCAGCAGCGCACCGGGTACGCCAACCCCGAGGTAGATCGGCTGCTCGAGCAGGAGCGTAGCATGTTCGACCAGGCCAAGCGCCTTCCGATTCTCAAGCACGCGCAGGCGCTGGTCTGGCAGGACCAGCCGCTCATCTACCTCTTTCAGCTGACCAACCTGTGGGGCGCGCGGGCCGGCGCCAGGGGGTTCGTCGTGCTGCCGAGCGGGGACTTCGTGCCCGGCGCGTTGCGCCGAACGTGA
- a CDS encoding ABC transporter permease, whose product MLRHIAGRLLWAIPVLLGVSVIVFGLLKLIPGDAALVMAGTDATAADVQTIRQQLGLDQPVYVQYARWLGRLARLDLGRSAVTHRPVTYEIASRVRPTAELATAAMTIAIAIGLATGVTASTHQHSIWDAAASLAAAVGVSMPIFWLGLMLMMVFSVGLRWLPSTGAGTFAQLLLPALTLGSASTAIIARQARSAMLDVLQQDYLRTARAKGVTRWAVVMRHAFRNAVIPIITVVGLQLGYLLSGTVLTETVFARPGLGRLIVDSIRSRDVAVVQSAVMALSVTFIVVNLAVDMLYAYVDPRIRFD is encoded by the coding sequence ATGCTCCGCCACATCGCGGGGCGGCTCCTGTGGGCCATCCCGGTGTTGCTCGGCGTGTCGGTGATCGTCTTCGGTCTGCTGAAGCTGATCCCGGGCGACGCGGCGCTGGTCATGGCCGGCACCGACGCGACCGCGGCGGACGTGCAGACGATCCGCCAGCAGCTCGGGCTCGATCAACCGGTGTACGTGCAGTACGCCCGCTGGCTGGGGCGACTTGCGCGGCTCGATCTCGGGCGATCGGCGGTGACCCACCGGCCGGTCACGTACGAGATCGCGAGCCGCGTCCGGCCCACGGCCGAACTGGCGACCGCCGCAATGACGATCGCCATCGCGATCGGGCTGGCGACGGGCGTGACCGCGTCCACGCATCAGCATTCGATCTGGGACGCCGCGGCGTCGCTGGCCGCGGCGGTCGGCGTCTCGATGCCGATCTTCTGGCTCGGGCTGATGCTCATGATGGTCTTCTCCGTCGGGCTGCGGTGGCTGCCGAGCACGGGGGCTGGGACGTTCGCACAGCTCCTCCTGCCGGCCCTCACGCTGGGTTCCGCGTCGACGGCGATCATCGCCCGCCAGGCGCGCTCGGCGATGCTCGATGTCCTGCAGCAGGACTACTTGCGCACGGCGCGGGCCAAGGGGGTGACGCGCTGGGCCGTGGTGATGCGCCACGCATTTCGCAACGCGGTCATCCCCATCATCACGGTCGTCGGGCTCCAGTTGGGGTACCTGCTCAGCGGGACCGTGTTGACCGAGACGGTGTTCGCCCGCCCCGGGCTCGGCCGGCTGATCGTCGATTCCATTCGCTCCCGCGACGTCGCGGTCGTCCAGTCGGCGGTGATGGCGCTGTCGGTCACCTTCATCGTCGTCAATCTCGCGGTCGACATGCTCTACGCGTACGTCGACCCCAGGATCCGCTTCGACTGA
- a CDS encoding ABC transporter permease, whose protein sequence is MAVAAPTLPALVTPGTRALRQFARHRAAVAGLAVLAVAIAVSTAAPWLAPYNPIALDVIHPTAPPSAAHPLGTDELGRDILSRLLWGGRDTLVITVAAVAIAFASGSALGIVAGYRGGTGDTVIMRIMDVLLAMPGFLLAVAIIAALGVGLVNVIIAIGINSIPPFARIARGSTLLVRQETYVQAARALGASERVIMARHVLPNILSPLVVEATLRLATAILTASGLSFLGLGVQPPTAEWGAMLSVGRNYITSSPQLVVIPGVAILVVTLAFNMVGDGLRDALDPRQPT, encoded by the coding sequence ATGGCCGTCGCAGCGCCGACGCTCCCGGCGCTCGTCACCCCGGGGACGCGGGCGCTCCGGCAGTTCGCGCGCCATCGCGCCGCGGTCGCGGGGCTTGCGGTCCTGGCGGTCGCCATCGCGGTGAGCACCGCGGCGCCGTGGCTGGCGCCCTACAATCCGATCGCGCTCGATGTGATCCACCCGACCGCGCCGCCGTCGGCGGCCCATCCGCTCGGCACCGACGAACTTGGTCGCGACATCCTGAGCCGGCTCCTGTGGGGCGGCCGCGACACGCTGGTGATCACGGTGGCCGCGGTTGCGATCGCCTTCGCGTCGGGGTCCGCTCTCGGGATCGTCGCCGGGTACCGCGGGGGGACCGGCGACACGGTGATCATGCGCATCATGGACGTGCTGCTTGCGATGCCCGGCTTCCTGCTGGCGGTCGCGATCATCGCGGCGCTCGGCGTCGGCCTGGTGAACGTGATCATCGCGATCGGGATCAACTCGATCCCGCCGTTCGCGCGCATCGCGCGGGGGTCCACGCTGCTCGTCCGGCAGGAGACCTACGTGCAGGCGGCGCGGGCCCTCGGGGCGAGCGAGCGGGTGATCATGGCGCGGCACGTGCTTCCCAACATCCTCTCGCCGCTCGTGGTGGAGGCGACCCTGCGGCTCGCGACCGCGATCCTCACGGCGTCCGGCCTCAGCTTCCTCGGGCTCGGGGTGCAACCGCCGACCGCCGAATGGGGCGCGATGCTCAGCGTCGGGCGGAACTACATCACCAGCAGCCCGCAGCTCGTGGTCATTCCCGGCGTGGCGATCCTCGTCGTGACGCTGGCCTTCAACATGGTCGGCGACGGCCTGCGGGATGCGCTGGATCCCCGTCAGCCGACGTAG
- a CDS encoding creatininase family protein: MRLGEMTWTQAREAVEAGVTAVLPLGSIEEHGPHNVIGDYLACDKITATATDQTGDVMAPVMPFGYSEYFRNYTGTITMRASTLAAVVTDAVDCLLHHRFRRVAIFNGHSGNASVLNLVTRRFRRTRGIVIPTLNVLGLTQTPEVIERVYGGKIGLGHGGEPMGSLMMHVAPGRVQMDRAGEWGRRQVFGCPTEGLDTIRVDGIRISVPLDMEDVTPPTGSLSDPTPATPERGKQLFENAVDGCVRFLRWFRNVDPYLGTGAEPRI, translated from the coding sequence ATGCGTCTTGGTGAGATGACATGGACCCAGGCCCGCGAGGCGGTCGAGGCGGGCGTGACGGCGGTGCTGCCGCTCGGCTCGATCGAAGAACACGGCCCGCACAACGTGATCGGCGACTACCTCGCCTGCGACAAGATCACCGCGACCGCGACCGACCAGACGGGCGACGTCATGGCGCCGGTGATGCCGTTCGGCTACTCGGAGTACTTCCGCAACTACACTGGGACGATCACGATGCGCGCCTCGACGCTGGCCGCCGTCGTCACCGACGCGGTGGACTGCCTGCTGCATCATCGCTTCCGCCGCGTGGCGATCTTCAACGGCCACTCGGGCAACGCGAGCGTGCTCAATCTCGTCACGCGGCGGTTTCGCCGGACACGCGGGATCGTGATCCCCACGCTCAACGTGCTCGGGCTCACCCAAACCCCCGAGGTGATCGAGCGCGTCTACGGCGGGAAGATCGGGCTCGGCCACGGCGGCGAGCCGATGGGCTCGCTCATGATGCACGTCGCGCCCGGCCGCGTCCAGATGGACCGGGCCGGCGAGTGGGGCCGCCGACAAGTGTTCGGGTGCCCGACCGAGGGCCTCGACACGATCCGGGTGGACGGCATCCGCATCAGCGTACCGCTCGACATGGAGGACGTCACACCGCCGACCGGCAGCTTGTCCGATCCAACGCCGGCCACGCCGGAGCGTGGGAAGCAGCTGTTCGAGAACGCCGTCGACGGATGCGTCAGATTTCTCCGATGGTTCCGGAACGTGGATCCGTACCTCGGGACCGGTGCGGAGCCTCGAATCTAG
- a CDS encoding M55 family metallopeptidase — protein sequence MACRVFISADIEGVAGVATSLQTSDTGRQYQEGRELMTDEVNAAIAGAFDGGATDVVVCDSHAAMQNLIPTRMDERAVLVRGAMRDSLQMEGMDGSFHAVFITGTHGRAGTADAVIDHTWNGGTIYNLRINGRAVNEAELNALVAGRFGVPVTLVTGDDATLAQTRETLAETIMVAVKTGRGRGVAASLHPKEACRRIRAGAAEAVRKRGQIPVPAVPTPLVMEIDYNRTDMAQTAALVPGVTRIAPRTVRVEADPDTMFRIQELIVYRLRHEL from the coding sequence ATGGCGTGCCGCGTGTTCATCTCGGCGGACATCGAGGGCGTCGCCGGCGTCGCCACCAGCCTGCAGACGTCCGACACAGGACGACAGTACCAGGAAGGTCGGGAGCTCATGACCGACGAGGTCAACGCCGCGATCGCCGGCGCGTTCGACGGCGGCGCAACGGACGTCGTCGTCTGCGACAGCCACGCCGCGATGCAGAACTTGATCCCGACGCGGATGGACGAACGGGCGGTGCTCGTACGCGGCGCGATGCGCGACTCGCTCCAGATGGAAGGCATGGACGGCTCGTTCCACGCCGTGTTCATCACCGGCACTCACGGACGGGCGGGGACGGCCGATGCGGTGATCGACCACACGTGGAACGGCGGCACGATCTACAACCTCCGCATCAACGGCCGGGCGGTGAACGAGGCGGAGCTGAATGCGCTGGTGGCCGGTCGGTTCGGCGTGCCGGTGACGCTCGTCACCGGCGACGACGCCACGCTTGCGCAGACCCGTGAGACGCTGGCGGAGACGATCATGGTGGCGGTAAAGACGGGCCGAGGACGGGGCGTCGCCGCGAGCCTCCACCCCAAGGAGGCGTGCCGTCGGATCCGCGCCGGCGCCGCCGAAGCGGTTCGGAAGCGGGGGCAGATCCCGGTGCCCGCGGTGCCGACGCCGCTCGTCATGGAGATCGACTACAACCGCACCGACATGGCGCAGACCGCCGCGCTCGTCCCTGGCGTCACCCGGATCGCCCCGCGCACCGTGCGCGTGGAAGCCGATCCCGACACGATGTTCCGCATCCAGGAGCTGATCGTGTACCGGCTCCGGCACGAACTGTAG